One segment of Gadus chalcogrammus isolate NIFS_2021 chromosome 8, NIFS_Gcha_1.0, whole genome shotgun sequence DNA contains the following:
- the LOC130387692 gene encoding palmdelphin-like isoform X2, which produces MEETDRLRERLQKLTDQRGVQDDLRVKKQELEQERLKLQYLKKTSLREQWLLEDLSSHNALQQQKVASDQQRTRTLQKTIYRIEKEVEFLEREESRISTNESLILKTLSSAERCPHDCFKEAQENFVPGLLALEVKVCSNRWTGESQVVSTATVTPHDPHQQRGVKVHKDGRNCQMTFAAGRWISR; this is translated from the exons atggaggagaccGATCGGCTGAGGGAGAGACTTCAAAAACTCACT GATCAGCGCGGTGTTCAGGACGACCTCAGGGTGAAGAAACAGGAGCTGGAACAAGAGAGGCTGAAATTACAATACCTAAAG AAGACCTCTCTGAGGGAGCAGTGGTTGTTGGAGGACCTGtcttcccacaatgcattgcagcaGCAGAAAGTAGCAAGCGACCAGCAAAGGACCAGAACTCTACAGAAAACCATATACAG gatagAGAAGGAAGTGGAGTtcctggagagggaggagtctcGGATCTCCACCAATGAGAGCTTGATCCTGAAGACTCTGAGTTCTGCAGAGAGATGTCCTCATGACTGCTTTAAG GAGGCTCAAGAAAACTTTGTACCAG gtctgcTGGCCCTGGAGGTCAAGGTGTGTAGCAACCGGTGGACTGGAGAGAGTCAGGTCGTCTCCACCGCGACGGTGACCCCCCACGACCCACACCAGCAAAGGGGGGTCAAAGTTCACAAGGACGGCAGGAA TTGTCAGATGACCTTTGCTGCAGGGAGGTGGATCAGTCGCTAA
- the LOC130387692 gene encoding palmdelphin-like isoform X1 encodes MEETDRLRERLQKLTDQRGVQDDLRVKKQELEQERLKLQYLKKTSLREQWLLEDLSSHNALQQQKVASDQQRTRTLQKTIYRIEKEVEFLEREESRISTNESLILKTLSSAERCPHDCFKEAQENFVPGLLALEVKVCSNRWTGESQVVSTATVTPHDPHQQRGVKVHKDGRKCVSAPRPQQVATRVSTLSDDLCCREVDQSLRAALGNNQEEYRHRNQPEGCCQGNQQPITNHVGEDHRHGNYLQMDPPEGQGQMHLHGNQDTYSHHGPRLGHANRPDAPSGYRDCNGSHSNPARTKPAVRTNGSPAPRSHDQEAASPWRPELCYTPANHIPLSDYVSVEEEELFLYSLPSSHSDSQSEASPNGDRQFPAFFYGPAESKRAPSPLYEADTPFTILSAMETSEPITAVFLGFQTTQDERGCGQEYEGSLKAELVVIDDANSAYGANVANDANGANDASGANGAKGASGVVGEKVGYPAGIAANHVLGQEDKGRTAESSKDHKQNKACCTIC; translated from the exons atggaggagaccGATCGGCTGAGGGAGAGACTTCAAAAACTCACT GATCAGCGCGGTGTTCAGGACGACCTCAGGGTGAAGAAACAGGAGCTGGAACAAGAGAGGCTGAAATTACAATACCTAAAG AAGACCTCTCTGAGGGAGCAGTGGTTGTTGGAGGACCTGtcttcccacaatgcattgcagcaGCAGAAAGTAGCAAGCGACCAGCAAAGGACCAGAACTCTACAGAAAACCATATACAG gatagAGAAGGAAGTGGAGTtcctggagagggaggagtctcGGATCTCCACCAATGAGAGCTTGATCCTGAAGACTCTGAGTTCTGCAGAGAGATGTCCTCATGACTGCTTTAAG GAGGCTCAAGAAAACTTTGTACCAG gtctgcTGGCCCTGGAGGTCAAGGTGTGTAGCAACCGGTGGACTGGAGAGAGTCAGGTCGTCTCCACCGCGACGGTGACCCCCCACGACCCACACCAGCAAAGGGGGGTCAAAGTTCACAAGGACGGCAGGAAGTGCGTTTCTGCCCCGCGGCCTCAGCAGGTCGCCACACGTGTGTcaacg TTGTCAGATGACCTTTGCTGCAGGGAGGTGGATCAGTCGCTAAGGGCGGCCCTTGGCAACAATCAGGAGGAATATCGCCATAGAAACCAGCCAGAGGGATGTTGCCAAGGGAATCAGCAACCCATCACCAACCATGTGGGGGAAGATCATCGGCATGGCAACTACCTACAGATGGATCCACCGGAAGGGCAAGGCCAGATGCATCTCCATGGTAACCAGGACACTTATTCTCATCATGGTCCTAGACTTGGCCATGCCAACAGGCCTGATGCTCCCTCTGGTTACCGGGATTGTAACGGTAGCCACAGTAACCCAGCACGCACTAAGCCAGCCGTCAGGACCAATGGAAGCCCTGCTCCACGGTCACATGACCAGGAAGCAGCGTCTCCCTGGCGACCGGAGCTCTGCTATACCCCAGCCAATCACATCCCTCTGAGTGATTATGTCagtgttgaggaggaggagctgttccTCTACAGCCTGCCCTCCTCCCACtcagacagccaatcagaggctagCCCCAACGGAGACAGACAATTCCCTGCTTTCTTCTATGGCCCCGCCGAGTCTAAGAGAGCCCCATCGCCGTTGTATGAGGCCGACACCCCTTTCACCATCCTTAGTGCCATGGAAACCtctgagccaatcacagccgtCTTCCTGGGCTTCCAGACCACTCAGGATGAGAGGGGGTGTGGCCAGGAGTATGAGGGGTCCCTGAAGGCTGAGCTCGTCGTTATCGATGATGCTAATAGTGCTTATGGTGCTAATGTTGCTAATGATGCTAATGGTGCTAATGATGCTAGTGGGGCTAATGGTGCTAAGGGTGCTAGTGGCGTGGTGGGGGAGAAGGTCGGTTACCCAGCTGGCATTGCGGCCAATCATGTGCTAGGACAGGAAGACAAAGGACGGACTGCAGAGAGCAGCAAGgaccacaaacaaaacaaagcctGTTGCACCATCTGCTAA
- the plppr4a gene encoding phospholipid phosphatase-related protein type 4 encodes MSRAKERLKGGKETKDSVTLLPCFYFVELPILASSVVSLYFLELTDFFQPVHSGYSCSDRSLSLPYILPRQEVCPLLLLFSLAFAAPAATILLGEAVLFCYLSRRSGHSEAHINAAGCNFNPYIRRAVRFIGVHVFGLCVTALITDVLQLSTGQHAPYWLAVCRPNLTHINLSSCEDAFILEDICSGPDPALISTGRKSFPSQHATLAAFAAVYISMYFNAVLTDSAKLLKPVLVFSFVLLAVLAGLTRLIQFRNHPGDVYAGWLLGGAIAVYLGVYAVGNFQPSEDHSRTRPPPPLLREPPLSSLPNVSQSAASNTHQGHHNLAPSQPEPILTRSSSHTLSPNQSEPILTRSSSYREPSSYKRSSAEVQVITGPLGNHDNALAFSSTLPRSHGGSSLEGVEGRVPRRHASSHSSMDSTRSKQLLSQWKNRNDNRKLSLQVMDGVRPASGPASSPQRNSMELRCSSEPSAMGLEAELRAGTHLPSAAGMEMELRAGAHIPAQYMKLAASSVPLVNQQHMPHNGTSGLTGGARVSIQSRPGSSQLVHIPEEDNPAPKDQESESEDSMMDGGGSVREKWMRVAEKTTLPCRPLSAGGQPRILQVIAMSKQQGLLHSPRSEDGGSIRYRALTDLDPSPPASTTGPGGGGGLERSGSIVRVDAHPEARSSKPVVKPPSTDGSGSWRWRPPDQRASLRQSAFALNELGDLSDLQDLSHHADGGDSLKDSSSLDGRRSAMGTESDGGGGEGGDGEGVYANHPHVVHPLHPLHPSNPGNSSHQSSFNLPPAPGAHPHFNPNSTVTFAPPFHPHPQALTTIRVTPVDGGGGGAGSDAGSDCPSGASSSRESTLRRTGGGAQDRGPSPDPHCPPRLYDADGGNRFHDNPNDHFQDNPNNQNPNGRFPDNPNHPRPPQGFFNRPGPTPPPTLPRPVLGHTPPPTLGLAYKE; translated from the exons ATGTCTCGCGCCAAGGAGCGGCTGAAAGGCGGGAAGGAGACGAAGGATAGCGTCACCCTTCTGCCCTGCTTTTATTTTGTGGAG CTTCCTATCCTGGCATCGTCAGTGGTCAGCTTGTACTTCCTGGAGCTGACCGACTTTTTCCAGCCGGTGCATTCTGGGTACAGCTGCAGTGACCGCAGTCTGTCTCTGCCCTACATCCTGCCCAGACAGGAAGTctgccccctcctgctcctcttcagcCTGGCCTTCGCGGCTCCTGCTGCCACG ATCCTGCTGGGGGAGGCGGTGTTGTTCTGCTACCTGTCCCGCCGCTCCGGTCACAGCGAGGCTCACATCAATGCCGCCGGCTGCAACTTCAACCCCTACATCCGCCGGGCCGTGCGCTTCAtag gtgtgcatgtgttcggGCTGTGTGTGACGGCGCTGATCACAGACGTGCTGCAGCTGTCCACCGGGCAGCACGCCCCCTACTGGCTGGCCGTCTGCAGGCCCAACCTCACCCACATCAACCTCTCCAGCTGTGAGGACGCCTTCATCCTGGAGGACATCTGCTCAGGCCCTGACCCCGCCCTCATCAGCACCGGGAG GAAGTCGTTTCCTTCCCAGCATGCAACTCTGGCTGCTTTCGCTGCTGTTTACATCTCT ATGTATTTCAACGCGGTGCTGACCGACTCTGCCAAGCTGCTGAAGCCAGTCCTGGTGTTCAGCTTCGTGCTGCTGGCGGTTTTGGCCGGTCTGACACGCCTCATCCAGTTCAGGAACCACCCGGGAGACGTGTACGCAGGCTGGCTGCTAGGGGGCGCCATCGCCGTCTACCTG GGGGTGTATGCGGTGGGTAACTTCCAGCCCAGTGAGGATCACTCCAggacccgcccccctccccccctgctgagggagccccccctctcctctctccccaacgtcagccaatcagcagccagcAACACTCACCAAG GCCACCACAACCTGGCTCCCAGCCAACCAGAGCCCATCCTCACACGGTCCTCATCCCACACGCTGTCccccaaccaatcagagccgaTCCTGACCAGAAGCTCCTCCTACCGCGAGCCGTCCAGCTACAAGCGGTCCAGCGCTGAGGTCCAGGTCATCACCGGGCCGCtcggtaaccatgacaacgcccTGGCCTTCAGCAGTACCCTGCCcag gtCCCACGGAGGCTCTTCATTGGAGGGTGTGGAGGGGCGTGTCCCGCGGCGCCACGCCTCCAGCCACTCCTCCATGGACTCCACCAGATCAAAGCAGCTCCTCAGCCAATGGAAGAACAGGAACGACAACCGGAAGCTGTCACTCCAGGTGATGGACGGGGTAAGGCCCGCCTCCGGCCCCGCGTCCTCGCCTCAGAGGAACAGCATGGAGCTACGCTGCTCCTCCGAGCCCTCCGCCATGGGCCTGGAGGCAGAGCTCCGTGCAGGGACCCACCTGCCTTCAGCCGCTGGAATGGAGATGGAGCTCCGAGCTGGGGCTCACATACCGGCCCAGTATATGAAGCTAGCAGCTAGCTCGGTTCCTCTGGTGAACCAGCAACACATG CCCCACAACGGGACCAGCGGGCTGACGGGAGGGGCCCGGGTCTCCATCCAATCTCGGCCAGGATCCTCCCAACTGGTCCACATCCCTGAGGAGGACAACCCCGCCCCCAAGGACCAGGAGAGCGAATCAGAGGACAGCATGATGGACGGGGGCGGGTCTGTGAGGGAGAAGTGGATGCGAGTCGCTGAGAAGACGACGCTGCCCTGCAGACCGCTGAGCGCCGGCGGGCAGCCCCGCATCCTGCAG GTGATAGCCATGTCCAAGCAGCAGGGTTTGCTCCACTCGCCGCGGTCTGAGGACGGCGGCTCCATCCGGTACCGCGCCCTGACGGACCTGGACCCCTCACCCCCTGCCTCCACCACCGGCCCCGGGGGAGGAG GAGGTCTGGAGAGAAGTGGCAGCATCGTCCGGGTGGACGCCCACCCTGAGGCCCGTTCCTCCAAGCCGGTGGTGAAGCCCCCCAGCACCGACGGTAGCGGCTCCTGGCGGTGGCGGCCCCCAGACCAGCGGGCGTCGCTGCGCCAGTCAGCCTTCGCCCTGAACGAGCTTGGCGACCTCAGCGACCTCCAGGACCTCAGCCACCACGCCGACGGCGGCGACTCGCTGAAGGACAGCAGCTCTCTGGACGGCCGCCGCAGCGCCATGGGCACGGAGAgcgacgggggcgggggggaggggggggacggggagggggtctACGCCAACCACCCCCATGTGGTCCACCCGctgcaccccctccaccctagTAACCCCGGCAACAGCAGCCACCAGAGCAGCTTCAACCTCCCCCCTGCACCCGGCGCCCACCCTCACTTCAACCCCAACAGTACCGTCACCttcgcccctcccttccatccCCACCCGCAGGCCCTCACCACCATCAGGGTCACCCCGGtggacgggggcgggggcggggccgggagCGACGCGGGCTCCGACTGCCCGTCGGGGGCGTCATCCAGCCGGGAGTCCACCCTGCGGAGGACGGGGGGCGGGGCGCAGGACCGGGGGCCCAGCCCCgacccccactgccccccccgccTCTACGACGCCGACGGGGGCAACCGCTTCCATGACAACCCCAATGACCATTTCCAAGACAACCCTAACAACC AGAACCCAAACGGCCGTTTCCCAGACAACCCAAATCACCCCAGACCTCCTCAAGGCTTCTTCAACAGGCCgggccccacccccccgcccaccctgcCCCGCCCCGTGCTGggccacacacccccccccacgttGGGCCTGGCCTATAAAGAGTAA